The Caenorhabditis elegans chromosome II genome has a segment encoding these proteins:
- the ncap-1 gene encoding NECAP PHear domain-containing protein (Confirmed by transcript evidence) yields the protein MGDYENVLMVKPKVFVYRIPPIGTSGHKAADWNLDSPAWTGRMRLVAIGKRLEMRLEDGETCNFPSENQ from the exons atggGAGATTACGAGAACGTTTTAATGGTAAAACCCAAGGTTTTCGTGTATCGCATCCCGCCGATCGGAACCAGCGGTCataa AGCCGCCGACTGGAACCTCGACAGCCCGGCTTGGACGGGACGAATGCGGCTTGTCGCCATCGGAAAACGTCTGGAAATGCGTTTAGAAGACGGAGAAACCTGTAATTTTCCctcggaaaatcaataa
- the Y110A2AR.1 gene encoding Receptor expression-enhancing protein (Confirmed by transcript evidence), whose product MSFLARGLSNLIGIVAPVIGSFKVLKKPTKPRLIECMHYWTIYGSFLIVDWFLSTFYVSCFIPFYDFFILTFTVLMAIPHIGFASVLYTKFLAPFLRKYERRIDNISAKLMDKVWENMPIVASAVPAVLASVVATLNSAPTPISQLEIEEIDSSMSLDPEPRRRPATRTPSRSEPIFLDQSFEIQDDEDLNLGGDDVFIRQIKQEIVEEDLEIENPADATPPSPPRRRSTMQTRRQLRSVQQQQFRHGSVQ is encoded by the exons atgtcatttcTCGCTCGTGGGCTCTCGAATCTCATCGGAATAGTGGCGCCCGTCATTGGCTCGTTCAAAGTGCTGAAAAAGCCGACGAAACCGAGATTG aTCGAATGCATGCACTATTGGACAATCTACGGCTCATTCCTCATTGTCGACTGGTTCCTGAGCACTTTCTACGTCTCTTGCTTCATTCCGTTCTACGATTTCTTCATTCTCACGTTCACAGTGCTCATGGCGATTCCCCACATTGGATTCGCCTCGGTTCTCTACACAAAGTTCTTGGCGCCGTTTCTGAGGAAATACGAGCGCCGAATCGACAATATTTCCGCGAAATTGATGGATAAAGTGTGGGAGAACATGCCGATTGTGGCGAGCGCGGTGCCGGCAGTTTTGGCGTCG GTCGTCGCAACGCTTAACAGTGCTCCAACTCCAATTTCTCAGCTTGAAATCGAAGAAATCGATAGCTCAATGAGCCTGGACCCGGAGCCGCGGCGCCGACCCGCAACTCGAACCCCATCTCGCTCGGAGCCAATCTTCCTCGATCAGAGCTTCGAAATCCAGGATGACGAGGATCTGAACCTCGGCGGCGACGACGTCTTCATCCGCCAGATCAAGCAGGAGATCGTTGAGGAGGACCTGGAAATCGAGAATCCCGCCGACGCGACGCCACCGTCCCCGCCGAGAAGGCGCTCAACAATGCAGACACGTCGTCAGCTCAGATCTGTGCAGCAGCAGCAGTTCCGCCATGGATCCGTTCAatag